From the genome of Rhizobium lusitanum:
GCGGGCTGTGAGCGATGTCCCGCCCACCATCGCTGGATGGCCAAGACGATCCAGCGCGATCGTCCGCAGCTCGTTCAAAAGGTGAAACGCAAAAGGAGTAATGTGCTCGCGCACGGCGGTGATGGCTTCGACAAGCCCCGTACTGAAAAAACCCGCTGCCGCCTTCTGGAACAGCGCATCGGCCTCATAATCGGGATGGTCGCTCTGTTCTAAAACCTCATCCCAAAACAGTGAGAGCTCGAACCATACGCAACAGGCGTGGACGAAACCATGCAATGGCAAATCGGTTCCAGTCCAGGGGGAGATCACCCGCGGCGTCTCGGTATCGGCGTTAAGGAAGAACGGTGCATCCAGTTCGGCGAAATAGAGTGCGCTGTGGGTTGCTTCGTGCAGCAAGGCATCGGCAATACTGTAGTGAGAGATGTCTGGTGCTGCGACGTTTGCGAGCGCAGCCACCCCCGGATGGCGGCGCGACGAACTCGTGCCAAAGCGGCAGCCTGGATCATCGTAGAGAGCCAAAGCGCGAAGTGCGATGGAAATGAGCTCAGATCCCGCCGGTGCTATTCTGTCGATCAGTTGAAAGGCTTTGTTGATCTTAGCTGCGCAAAGCCGGATGTCGTTAGGCGGCCGAATGCGCTCGCGCTGGGACAGCGGTAGGTACAGCCCGCTTGTCGCAAAGGGGCTGAAACCATCAATCGCTATACCCCTCAGCCGCGGGGCTGCATAAGCGATCTGGCCATCCCGATTAAGGCGATAGTCGCCGAGTGCCGTCCATTCAACGTATTCATCCGGGCGGATTCGATTGAGAAGACAGTGTTCGGCTTCGATCCAGTCTCGCAGGAGCTGCCGACCTGCGTCGGACTCATTGTCTCCCGTCGCGATCAATTGGCCAAGAACAGGGGCTGAGACCAACCTTGATATAGAGCCCGCTGGCAGCGCCTTCAGCAAGGTCAAGCATCCAGCGCGATCGGCAAGGCCGTCAAGTAGCGTCTCGCGGCTGGCCGAGAAGCGGGCTGCGCAAAGCCAAGCCTTTCCCACGGCCTCTTCTTTGAGAAGCAGGTGGGATATGATGTCGGATAGGTGTGCGGAGACGTCCGCGACAATGGGTTTGTTCATTGGAGAGCCACCATCTCAATCTCGCCCTCGAGCGCAGTTCGCCGACGCTTGGTTTCGGCATGGTCAACTTCCAATCGAGCGCGTATATGGGTGAATAGCCGCAAGAGATCGCCGCACCAGACGCTCGCATTATTGAAGCCGTTCTCCTTCGAATAGCGATGCGGATGATAACCACCACCGCAGGTATCACGCTCGTTGCAGCTCTCGCATTGTTTGGCCAGCGGAAGACTGTCGAAGACCATTTTTGCATGAAGGGGGCTGCGTGCCGGGAGGTCGATAAACTCATCCCTCAAAACGTTCATTCCCGTCTTGACCAACCCGTCGCCGCAGGCCTTGAGAACATCGAGCCCTTCGACATCACCACCGCAGGATACGACAACATAGCGTAGCGGCTGGTTGCCGAGAGCGTCAACATGGCTGGCGCCACCCATGATCGACCGTGCCATGTCCCAGAAATTTCGAATGCGGATATCCAGGGTCGAATTGTACCACCAGTCGTCGAAGATCGGGATCAGGAAGTCCGCACAAGGCGTAGGACCGTGCAAGGTATGGACATCGCCGATTGTGTCATGCGTAAGGTCGGGGTAGAGATAGGACAGACTGGTGCAGCCGAGGTCGAGGATGTGCCGATGGACCTCCAAGGGATCGGCGCCAAGGGGTATGACGGTCAAAATACCGAAGCCGACACCCGCATCCTGCAAGGCTTCGATACCGCGTAAGACCCGCTCGTGTGATCCGCGGCCGCGATGATCGAACCGTACCGCATCGTGAATGGCACGCGGCCCATCCAGGCTGACCCCTACATTGATATTGTTTCGTTTCAGGAGTTCAGCCCAGCCTTTGTCGATCAGCACGCCGTTAGTTTGAAGACTGAGCCGGACATCCATATCGTCCAAGGTTCGACGCGCTCTGACGCATAGTTCCTCGAAGCGGCGTGCACCAACGAGGGTAGGCTCGCCGCCATGGAAGGAGAAATGGACCCGCCTCTGTCCAAATCGCTCGGCATGATTGCGCACACGCAGAAGGAGGGCATCAAACACCTCGTTCGACATCTTTTTCGGACTGTCCTTCCAGCTCGTGTCGGCGAGGTTGAATTCATAACAGTAAGGACAGTCTAAATTGCATCGCGCCGTCAACTTGACAATGATCAGCGTCAAAGGTGTCACTGCAACGACGTCTAAAAATTCGGCGGTTCCAGCAGATCCCATCTTCTTCTCCTGTCGGGGAACGAAAGACCACTTCCTATTGATTTATCGCTATCGGCTACATGTGCAGTCGCTTTGCCCTAACGTTTCCCGGAAAGATCTCTTTCGATCGCCGGACGGAATGTCTGAGCCACGCGACGACCGTCCGCAAACTCCTGGCCGCCGTGTCCGCTTTCGCTATGGGTTTGATCATGCATTTCGCCGGCCAGATTGGCGCCGGATTGGCCTAGTCTTGTGCGCCCGACGCTTCTGCTCGTCAGCCCCTGCGGCTGTCCAACTTGCCGGGCGACCTGCTCGATGCTTCCGCCGCCATGCCCACTCTCGCTATGGTTCTGGTCGTGCATCTCGTCAGCGAGCTTGTCAGCCGCGCTGACGGTGGTCCGGTTAACCAGCTCGTTGATGCCACCACCACCCTCACTATGGGTCTGGTCGTGCATTTCACTGGCGAGCTTGGCGGCCCGGTTGGCTGACGCGGGGCTCGCCAGTTCGTTGATGCTGCCACCACCTCCTCCACCGCCTTCGCTGTGGGTCTGGTCATGCATCTCGCCGACAAGGGAGCCGATGGATTGCCGCGCACCGGAGCGTGCGAAGCTCCTGCTCGTCAATCCCTGCGGCTGTCCAGCCTGCTTGGCGACCTGCTCGATGCTACCGCCGTGTCCTTCACTATGCGTCTGATCGTGCATTTCGGCGGCGAGCTTTGCGGCAGAGCCAACAGAGGCCCGGCTCGCAAGTTCGTTGATGCTGCCGCCCCCTCCGCCCTCGCTATGGGTCTGGTCATGCATCTCGCCCACAAGCGCGCCGGCCGATTGACGCACGCCGGCGCGTGCGAAGCTCCTGCTCGTCAGCCCCTGCGGCTGTCCGGCCTGCTCGACGCTGCCACCACCATGGCCGCCCTCACTGTGCGTTTGATCGTGCATCTCGCTCAGGCGACCGCTGACTTGCTCGGATACCGATTGGCCTGCGGCCAATGCTGGTTCGCCGGAAACGCCGTGATCCTGCCCTGCCCTAACCGCGCTCTGGCGAGCACCGGGTGGAGGCGGCAACTGGCTGAAAGGGTCTTCGCCCTGTTCGGCGGCAACGGTATTGGCCAGGCTCTTTTCAACGGCGGCACGAAGGCTCGTAATCACCGATTCTACCGGCAGATCGTTCGCGTCAGCGGTCTCGCTGTGCGTCTGGCTATGATCGCCATCACGCTCCACACTCCACTTTACGGAAATTGGCATGGTCCTTCCTCCTCGGATTGTCTGGGGTCGTGTCAACGCCTGGATACGCGCACCTTCTAGTGAGCGCCGGAGCTCTGCCGCACTCTCGAACGCCTTCGGCGTTGAATAGTGGTGACTGGTGCCGGAGCTGTCGCTGCTATGTGTTTGATCATGTCCTTCCGCCAATATTCGATCGCGGTTGAGCTCGACCTGCACGATATCGCGTAGTGAGTTGGCAACTGGGCGCACTGACTCAGCCGCCGGATCTTGGGGTCCACCGCTCATATTA
Proteins encoded in this window:
- a CDS encoding aKG-HExxH-type peptide beta-hydroxylase encodes the protein MNKPIVADVSAHLSDIISHLLLKEEAVGKAWLCAARFSASRETLLDGLADRAGCLTLLKALPAGSISRLVSAPVLGQLIATGDNESDAGRQLLRDWIEAEHCLLNRIRPDEYVEWTALGDYRLNRDGQIAYAAPRLRGIAIDGFSPFATSGLYLPLSQRERIRPPNDIRLCAAKINKAFQLIDRIAPAGSELISIALRALALYDDPGCRFGTSSSRRHPGVAALANVAAPDISHYSIADALLHEATHSALYFAELDAPFFLNADTETPRVISPWTGTDLPLHGFVHACCVWFELSLFWDEVLEQSDHPDYEADALFQKAAAGFFSTGLVEAITAVREHITPFAFHLLNELRTIALDRLGHPAMVGGTSLTARQGA
- a CDS encoding radical SAM protein, giving the protein MGSAGTAEFLDVVAVTPLTLIIVKLTARCNLDCPYCYEFNLADTSWKDSPKKMSNEVFDALLLRVRNHAERFGQRRVHFSFHGGEPTLVGARRFEELCVRARRTLDDMDVRLSLQTNGVLIDKGWAELLKRNNINVGVSLDGPRAIHDAVRFDHRGRGSHERVLRGIEALQDAGVGFGILTVIPLGADPLEVHRHILDLGCTSLSYLYPDLTHDTIGDVHTLHGPTPCADFLIPIFDDWWYNSTLDIRIRNFWDMARSIMGGASHVDALGNQPLRYVVVSCGGDVEGLDVLKACGDGLVKTGMNVLRDEFIDLPARSPLHAKMVFDSLPLAKQCESCNERDTCGGGYHPHRYSKENGFNNASVWCGDLLRLFTHIRARLEVDHAETKRRRTALEGEIEMVALQ